Within the Gossypium raimondii isolate GPD5lz chromosome 12, ASM2569854v1, whole genome shotgun sequence genome, the region CCGAAGTTTTGATACCTTCCAAGTTCCAAATGAGCAGAGCCTTGCCTGCTAGGAATAATCTGGAAAATATGCgtgaaaggaaaagaagagtatagagaagagaagaaaaatatgAGAGAGAAATTTATAACCACATCTGGTATTGTATTGTGGAATATTCTCAAGAGTGTTTGatatcattctttcattctGATATATTTAGACATAGTGCATACTTAACGAGATAACCAAAGACTAAATACTATAACTACTAATTTGTTCAAATCTCAGCTGAATTGGCCTGCATAAGCCGTACTTGTAATTGGGTAAGTAACAACTACCTTCCCCTTCAGTGCATCCTAGTCCTCAGGGAAGAAAAACAGGAAATTTGTGCTGACGCATGAAAATAACTCAACAGTTCACGTCTTAGCTGTTTATCCACCAATAACTAGATTTTCTCTCCTCTTAAGTTGATTATCGTGCCAACTATGCTTAGAGGAGGCAACACCAGAAGATTTATAGAGTTTATGTATGAGATGTACTAAAATTGGATCAAAGTTCCAAGAACGTTTGATCCTTTCCAATAGGCTGTTTGTCACCACTAAAATAGCCTGCACTTGTGTACCTAGAACCCTCAACAACACATCCACCATAGTTTTGGTCGAGCCTCTCCTATGTAATAGCTCAGTCATAACCATTGTACGAACTACCCACATTTGTTGAGCAGGAGTTTTAGCCTTTTGGTGCAAAAGGAATTTAAGACTTTGCTGTCTGTTTTAATTCGGAAATGCCTATCCATCAAAGTTGAGTTCCACCTCTTCACAGCCGCTAAAATGGTTAGCGTTTCTTTCTCATATACTGATAAGGTTTGGTGCTTAGGACTCGATGCCTTACTGAAATATGTTATAGGCTTTCCTCCCCAACTCAGAACAGTCCCCATTCTCGTACTACATGCATTAGCCTCTGCAGTATAGGTAGTGTTAGAGTTGGATAAGGCTAGCACCAGAGTTGTAACCATAGCTTGTTTCAACTCTTCAAAAGCTGATTGAGCCTGAATATTCCATGCAAAGCTGCCCATCTTAAGCAATTCAGTGAGCAGCTTGGTTAGAACCCCATACCTCTTTATGAACCGTTAGTAATAACCAGGTAAGCCTAAAAACCCTTTGAGTTCTTTCATGTTTTGAGGAATAGGCCAATCTATAACGGCAGAAATCTTTTTAGTATCCTGGACATGACCCCTTTAGAGATCACATGATCCAAGTACTCAATTTGTGTAGCTCCAACCAAATACACACTTAGATTTCTTCACATAAAGCTGATGTCAAGCTAGCATCTCAAATACTTTATACAAATGTATCAAATGAGACTCCCAAGCGACCGGATAGACCAAGATATTGTcaaaaaacaccaaaaatttttttctcaagtaaGGCTGCAATATGTTGTTCACATGAGCTTGAAAAGTGGATGGGGCATTGGTCAACCCAAATGGCTTGACTAggaactcatagtgaccatgaTGAGTCCTAAATGCAATTTAATAGATGTTTTCTTCCTTCATTTTGGTCTGATGGTACCCAGATTGTAAGTCTAACTTAGAAAACCTACAAGCATTTGCAAGCTTCTCTACCAAAGGCATGGGAAATTTGTCTTTAATAGTGATTTCGTTTAGTTGCCAGTAGTCGATGCATAGGTGCTGAGagccatcttttttctttactaACTTCATAGGAGATGCAAAAGGACTATTGCTATCCCTTCTGATTCCTGATGTCTTAATTTCATTCATGGTTCTTTCAATTTCAGCCTGAAAAACTGGACATCTATACAGTCGTATTTTGACCACTTGTGAATCATCCAACAATGGAATGTGATTATCACAAATTCGCTTAGGTGGTTGGCCTTGTGGAGCATTAAACAGATTACCAAAGAGCATCCAAATCCCCAGAAATACTATCATTGCTGGTATCAGTGGCTGAAATGGACATGATCAGCACCTGAGATCCCTATAAATAAGAGCATACAAGAACCCTGTCACAAGCCTAAGATATTTTATTACACTGTTTTTCTGTAACTATCTTTACTGCTCCATCTTGAATTCCCTTCAAGATAATTTGTGAAGTCCCTACTTAAAATTGCATGGCAAGAGTGTTGAAGTCCCACAATACATGACCTAATGTAAGAGGCCAATGTATTCCAAGCGCCAAATGACTCAACCAATCAATGGCACCACAAGAAGTTAGTAGCTTGCGAGAACCCTTGAAAAACTCCATTCCACTCCTTTGCACCCTTCCCAGGCTCTCAATACATCGTCATTAGCCACAGACACATCAAGGCCATGTAGGACATATGTAGGGCAATGCAATTTCTTGACCATATTGTATCGATGAATTTATGTATACTGCCACCATTGACTAGAATAATCAGTTGTTGGTTCTTATTTTTCCCTACCAACTTGTAGTTTGATACCCTTCGAATCCAAGTAAGGCGTGGGGTTAAATGGTAACCTTATGTTCAGACCTTTCTACTCTATTTCCTAGATCCTCAATAGTGTCCTAAAATTCGAAGATTCCTCTACCTCAACTTCAGGTTCATTCGGCTCCTTAACTAGCATATGTTATAGTTGGGACCTAACACGTTTGTGGCCTACAACATACTTACTGCCACATCACATGCACAATCCTTCTGTCTACCCTCTCCTCTTTCCTCCCTGGTGGTTGGCTTGGTTGCCTTTGGTGGGTTGATATCATTCTTGGTATAGGTAATTTGTTAGGGCCATTGAAGTAAGGTTTAGTTTTATTTCGATATGCTGGAAACAATGTTTTGGGAGTGGGTAATAGGGGAGGCAAGGAAGATGCTGTTTAGAAGGTGTGATTTGGAGGTAGAGTAGGTTATATGACGTATGGGAGGTGCTGTCAATGGAGTTTTGTTAGGGGTAAAAGGCTTTCTAGGCAAGTTATACGATAAGCTTTCCATTTGCTTGGCCAAATCAAGGCATGGGTCCGTGTTTTGGGATAGAACAATTTTATGGATTTTGAAATCTCTGGCTTGAGGTTAACAAAAGTACTAAGGGCTTGATCATCCGataattgtaaaagattaaGTAATCCCTAAGTTCTTCATAATATTCTTCAACATACCCAGATTGTTTAAGGCTTACCAACTCAACCATTGGATCCGTGTATTCTGTCACTGCAATGAGCCTTCATCTCTACTACATACTGGCTTCGGTTAACATCACAAACATTACCCTTGGATTTCATAAATTGCTGGTGCCATTGCAAGGCTTTACCTGCCAAATGAATCATATGACTGTTTGGACTTTGTCTTGATCCGAAATTCCCACAGCTTCATAGAACTGTTCTACCTTCAAATGCCATCCCAGAAAGTCAGTTCCATCAAATCATGGTCGCTCAAACTTAGTCCATCTAGCATTGATTTTCAGAGTCTGAAAAAGTATCCATGCTTTGAGGTTCCTGGACAATAGGTGCGATGGTCACCTATGAAGATTCTAGAAGCCTGAAAGAACCAGCAATACCGTTGTCTTTTTCACGGGTTCCACTCGACTCTGTCCTTTTTGGGTATTTCAGGTCTTGTTGCGTTTCCAAAAACAAGTGAACATTTGACTGACCATGTGACTTAATTCTGCAGTCATGGCCTCCATTCCCATTGCGTATATCAAGTCGAAGTTTATCACAGAGCTGACTCATGTTAGTACCTATCGCTGTTTCCTCCAACCTCTCAACTTCCTTTTGAAGATTAACAACATCCCTCTATAATCTGGTAGATATTTCATCTGTCATTGTTAAAACCTGGGACCTTTTGTGTCTTTGAAAACCACGATGGTACCTTCCAAATGAGCTGAGCCTTCCTGCTAAGAGTAGTCTGGAAAATATGTGTGAAAGGAAAAGAAGGGTatagagaagagaagaaaaacatGAGAGAGAGAAATGTAAAACCCATTCTGGTATTGTATGGTAGAATATTCTCAAGAGTGTCTGATATAGTTCTTTCTTTCTGATATATTTAGACGTAGTGCATGCTTACTAAAATAACCAAGACTAAACTAAATACTATAACTACTAAATTATTCAAACCTCAGCTGACTCGGGCTGCATAAGCCACACTCGTAATTGGGCCTGTAACAAGTTTTTGTTCGTTGCTACCAAAGCCTATCTACTTATGCCAGCTCATAAGGCCACTGGGAATGAGATAACAATCTTTGGGTTGTTTGGAAGTGAAAATAGTATGTTTCTACATGGTTTAGAACTTAATAGCATGGTTATTTACTGCTAAATTATCTGAAACAATTTCTGTAAGATTTTGAGCTGTTCACACGTCAAAAAGATTTTGCAAGGGCCTTCTGTTCAGCAGCTTCCAAATTATGATTGGATTGAGCTCAAATGAAAACCTTGAATTCCAGAAATTTAAGAAAGTTTTTGAAGTATTTACTATGGTTGTGAAAACATTTGGAAAACATTAGGGAACAAAAAGAGTTCATTCAAGTTTCaatattatattcttttataaattcACCTAATCAGAAGTTATTTTCATGTGTGCGTGTGTCTAGGAGTATGCATGTATAAGCATATGTGCAGATTTGTTGCAAatctcatattattattttgttttttgtttccaACTTGACTTTCTGGCATCTTTATTTACATTAACTCAAACAGCTAGAATCGTCACCTTAAGAAATGGATGGTTAGAAAGAAAAGGATGAAGACTGAATAAAGGAGTGAAGGACAGTGTGCTTGTACCAAAAGTCTGATACGTAGTTTCCTGTCTTATGGTCTTTTGCCTCATAAATTGGTGATGGCTCCTACCAACATATGATGTATTCTTTCCCGTATGTTATCAGTTCCAAGTTTCAGTTTTAACCAAATTGGtcttaacaaaaaattaacttGCTTGAGAATAAGTGCATGCTATTAGTGATTATCTTTTTAGCTACCGAAACGGTGTCATGCTATCGTGCAGAACTGAAGTTCTTTAAACTGAGATCTGAATTTGACTTTGTTTGGTTGGCAGAAAATTGAGAAGCAGGGATCCAATGAACAATCCTCTTGATATAAGCTTCCTTGCTGGGAAACCCACTCTTAGATTCGTGGGAATTGTGTTGTTGACTCCTAGGAATCTCACAAAAAGTTACCTGATTTACTAGATGAGTATTGATCTCAGATCCGGATGTGAGGCCTTTTGGATtgttttttgttcttgtttttgttGTGTTAGGTTTGGAATAAATTCTGGTTTCATATTGAAAAACaccatatataaaaaattatgatacTGCAGTGAATACTTGGTTTGAACTTTCAGATGATTTTGAAGTGACTTGAAAAGGGCGCATAATATATttggcatatatatatgtatctatttGTTGAGATcttaaatgaagaaaaatttaaGAATGTCATTGATTAGCtcaaatgttttgttttgattaaaataatgtaatttttaaaattattaatacaattaaaattttaaaatttttaatacaattaaaattatctattaaattcatgttcattgcaatgtttttttattacatgattatcatatagatatttaaaaaaattaaacgttaaataaatttaacaaaaattttagtggtgttaacaattggagttaaattttaaatttaaaaatagagaaactaaattcttaaaataaaaggcTTATGTGTAaagaaaaccattaaaaatgcaaaaattgatTAACTCTTATATTAAATTCGCACTCAATTAAACTTTCCATTAATGGTTTCTGTCACTAACTACATTGatagttaaaataaatcaatgtaCCAATTAGATGATATGTGGTGGTTTCtagtttaatctaatatttttcttataaaagtattagaaaaatcggaaaaattataaaagtaaaaatattaatattaacaatgatataaacttaaaaaaattataaaaacttataaatattataaaaatctaataaattataaaattaacaaaccttaattaaaattaacaaagaaaGCAACTAGAATGAAACATGTGGCAAAGCAACATACAAGAGCAAGTAAATGTTAGCTAGCAGGtctattatttaattcagaAGCGTCCCCTTCTAAGTCGAGCCCATGCTATTGCCGCAACTGCAGCACCTCCCAAGTGAGCTGATCCTGATATATGACTATTTCCCTAcaatgcaaaataaataaatatataaataaaaataaaaatattagtcgGTTGGATTATATTAGAACCTTATTTTGTGAGATTTGGAGCTCAAATTTCATAGTTGAAGGTGAGGTAGCTCAAGATAAGGTAAGCAGCCCAATGAATGCAGAAGTAAAAAGACAATTTAGTACCTTGATAAAGTCATATTGAAGGTTAACTCCAACCAAAAGACAAACCATTAACTCTAATGGTTCTATACTACATTATTTTAAGCCTAGTTGCAAGTTAAGGAAGCTGATGCTATAGCGTCCAGACATCTATTTGTCACAAGAAGGAAGTAGAACATCTTAAAGGAGCAATCCTGCTGAAGCTACTGATTGGCAATGTTACACAGTAACTGGCGTAcccttaaatttatcaaatagcacattaaatatcctaaaactattcaaaaagCTTTTCTAAGTTATGGTCAGTGATCATGACTATCATCTAAAGCGTGCCAGATGATCTAGTACTTTTTCCTTCTCATTATCTTCCCTCTTTCTCCTTCAACATGCCTTTTAGTAAACTGGCTTTTGTTTGGTGCTGAAGAATTTACACAAACGTACATCTTTTCCACCAAGAACATGACTCGTAATAAACCAATTTAAGAAATGTAAGAGAAAACGAAGAAAAACTGCTGAATGATGAGCAATATACCTCTATTATCCTCAATATATCTTTCCCAATTAGAAATATGCCCTGTAAAGAAAATAAtgtataaacaatttaaaaaaggaGTGTAAACCTAAAATGTCACTTCATCGTTAGCACAAACTTGAAGCATGCTTACCAGTAACATGGCAGGCACTGGTatgatgaaatcaaaataaagagtAGCTTTTGGGTTCAGAAATATATCAAGCAGCATTATAGCATTAACAGCTCCACTTGCCCCCTAAATGAAACAATCAGCCAGAAGTTAAACATATTCTAAGCACTGTTTGGTGCATTTGTTGCATAACGGATGCAAGCCACAGCAATAATTAGGAGGTCTAAGAACTAAAATAAGTTTCTCATTATTTGGCCTCTTCATTTGGAACAAACAAGGCAATCCATACAAATAATGGATATGATTATAGATCAACATGACATGTAACATATAAAAGGGGTAAACTTGTATGaaggaataaaatgaaaatcttttgattgcaaaaaaagaaaagggggtGGCATGAGGGTGTTGGTGGGTTTGGATAGTAGGAATGAAACCTTCAATCTCATTTCTTTGCAAATGGGAAAAGACTAACTAGTCAGGAAAACAAATGAGAAGAAAATCAGACCTACCAAAGCTCAACTAAAATGTCATTTCAAATGCTAAACAATAGAGGatctcaaagaaaaaaaattctttaatattCAGCAGTGCATCAGATAAAGGCGAAAAGACGATACTGTTACCACTTGGTTACAGTCATTAACAGAAAAgtcccaaaaaagaaaaacaaagatcGTCACAGGAGCTTCATGCACTGAAGGCTAAGAGCATACCAATCCTGGAGTCCTTGAAGGGTCCATCATCCGTGTTGCTTGTCCCTGTGGTGGATGGCTAAGAGTGAGAAAAGATCAAATCCTATATGGTTCATGAGAAGTTGAGAACATGAAGAAGTTTTCCTATGCCATAATAGGTGAATCTTTACATATTATCAAGATACAAGTATGCTAATGAACAAGTTAAAAGATTTTATCTTGTAACATGCAGAACAGACTTCTCATGACAGACCTTACAACTATGCATTGGCATCTGTTGTGTGGTGTAGTCTAAATGGATTAAGTTGGATTTCCAGTGGTCCTATCTGAAACTTCAAGACTGTCCATCTATTGCTAGTTGGTTTTTGTGGGAAGCATAACATCATATGGCTGAGAGCTTATAGTATAGTATTTATTGTCCTGTCCACTATATGTTATTtgttattcattttttgttgcCCCACATTTCCTGGAAATTCTCATAAATCTGTTCTTATCGTGCCTAAACATGAGGGAGTATCGTGATGTATCCAAAATCAATTAGGTTTGGCATTTGTTATTGCCATATTACAATAGCCCATGCCAAAGAGGGTAGGAATTCAGATATTTCTTGCAGCATCATGGTACCTTAGCCAAAAATGCATGGTGCACCAAGTAAAACACTGAACCACCCATTGCCCCAGCTAGATACAACCTCAGCAAATATTCAGGTCCAAAGATTCTTCCAATCTGCACAATGCAAAGTAATaagcaaagaaattaaaatggttGGTGATTAAAGGAGATAAATAAAGGAGCAAAGGACTAGGAAGAAAAACAATGCAGACAGAGcatacaaaaacacaaaaatcaaaatgtagCAATCTTGGTTGTAACATGAATTAAATCCCCCAAGTCGAGAGAGTAACACGGAAATGCCATGCCATGATGCTTATGTCGTAAATTAGAAAGAaggaaatatattgaatttcacACTAAAGCATTGAGATGCAACAAGTTTCAGTGTTAGACCATAAAACGATGATTTTGCTTTCCTAATATCCAGTTTGGGCATCACAATCTCAAGGCAAGGATGCTGGATATTAGATTGGATAACTGATCCTGATTAGGTAGTCTGAAATAGTACTCTCTTTAACATAAGTTTTCTCTTACAACGTAAAGGTAGAAGGACTTTCAGAGACAAATAATAATGCAGTACATTAGTCACACTAGATTAAAAGGCAGCGAGGGAAATGTTAATGTTACAAAGTATACAGCTTATTACACTGTTGGGATTGAGCCGCCACAAACCATGTTTTATAAAACGATGCAAGTTTccaatcaatttataaattctGGAATAAATACTTGACTCTCAACTATTTGCATACAAAGAAGTTAAAAAAGCACTAAGTATATAAGGTAGATATCATAACTTAAAGGTCGGAAAGAAGCAATTTGTAAGACCtaaaaactaataagaaaagaagtagcaaccaaaataaaagatttCAACAATCATACATTATATCCAAAGAAATAAAGTCCAATCATGTTAGACACAATGTGCTCAATATCAATATGACTGAAAGCTGAAGTGATCAGTGTATGCAAGCGTCCACTTTTAAAATTGTCCAATGAAACCTGCCCATAACATCAAATCAGTTAGAAggcgaaaataaaaataaaaataaaataaaagggcaAGTAAAATATGAACTTCTGAGAATATCTAATCCTAAGCAATATCCTATCAGCAAGCATTATCCCCCAATACATGCTTACAACCGAGGGCTATCTCCCACTAAATGTGCTTAACTATTATATTAGATAAGAAAAAGGATAAAACTAACATTTAAGGACAATAGATTAAAATAGTGGTGTAATAGAAATAAGACTACTATTCAGGGCTCCTCCATTTTTGTACCTAGAAAATCGGATTTAAACTAGAAAGTATATCTACAGGAAATAGGAATTTGGAGAGTAAAATCTACCATTGACACTTTACTTTTAACAAGCAAGCCAAAAGCTAAGGACTCACCATAAAGTTATTCATCATAAATCGTCTATCTGCAATCCGCCATAATAAAAAAACTGCAACATTAGTTAAAACCAGGCCCAAAACCATATCACTTGCTGAAAACCTTTGGAACCATAATCTCCTGCAAACGAAAGAGAAGAAAGATTAGCAACATAGAACAATCAAGCAATATCCATAAGCTGGTTCAACTCTAGCACTGCTTTCGCCATAAGTCATTATTACAAGGAGAAGCATGCTGCTTATGAATTCACAATGTAACTAAAAGTCGtctcaaagaagaaaaaataaatcgTGTTGAAAAGAACTGTTTTCTTCTGACTGGAAAACTTATCCCTTGAAagagccaaaaaaaaaaaaaccactgCTGAGTTGTTTTAACCTTAATGACAAGGAGATATTACTACAAAAAGGAAATCGCAGCGCTAAAGCAGTTGCATTGTACCATAAATTTTGTCATCCAAGAATAGAATATGAACCTAAACTCTTAACATTATGTGATTTAATGGGTCAAatttcaacaaagaaaagaaaaagatgatacaataatttgcaaaataaataaataaattaccaaCGGCTCTTCAGAAGACCACTATTCGGACCAAAACCAAATTTGCTTTTGGGAATCTGAGGTCTGAAAAACCGAACTCTGCAACCCAAAAGACTTTTGCTTGAAAACTTCTGATGGGTATTTgagaaataaaaccaaaaacgCTTTGGAAAATTTGGGTATGAGAGAAACCCCTGAGTTTCCCCAGTAAAACAAGGCTTTGATCGCCATTGGTTCGAGAATGCAGAGCTTATAAAGTGGTTTTGGGGGGTTGGGTTGGCGACGGAAGAGAAGGTTTTGTACGGAAGCGAATGGAGAAGTGAAGAACAGGAACTGGAGAAGGCTGATGATG harbors:
- the LOC105765756 gene encoding RHOMBOID-like protein 12, mitochondrial, which gives rise to MQRLLSLKQASSSAFSSSCSSLLHSLPYKTFSSVANPTPQNHFISSAFSNQWRSKPCFTGETQGFLSYPNFPKRFWFYFSNTHQKFSSKSLLGCRVRFFRPQIPKSKFGFGPNSGLLKSRWRLWFQRFSASDMVLGLVLTNVAVFLLWRIADRRFMMNNFMVSLDNFKSGRLHTLITSAFSHIDIEHIVSNMIGLYFFGYNIGRIFGPEYLLRLYLAGAMGGSVFYLVHHAFLAKGQATRMMDPSRTPGLGASGAVNAIMLLDIFLNPKATLYFDFIIPVPAMLLGIFLIGKDILRIIEGNSHISGSAHLGGAAVAAIAWARLRRGRF